Within uncultured Roseibium sp., the genomic segment GCTGATCGTCTTGAGCTTCACACGCGGGTGAATCTCGCTCTGACTCATGACCGTCGTATGCGCGCGGAAACGTTCCACGATGGAGCGCACGAACGGGCGGTTCTGCGGCGACGTCAGCAGGACCGGCACTTCGCCGTCCTGTGCGGCCTCCTCGAAACGGTCGCGAATCAGGCCGACGAATTCCTGCAGCTTCGAAGGCTGCATCGCCAACTGGCGGTCTTCCCCTTCGCCCACGACCGACTCCAGGAAAGCCTGTTCCCACTGGGGCGACAGGGCGATCAAAGGCAGATAACCGCCGTGTGCGAGATTGGCCGCGCAGATTTGCCGGCCGAGCCGCGTGCGCACGTGCTCGGCGATCGTGTTGGTGTTGCGCGTCATGCCGACGGCCTCCGACACCCCTTCCAGGATCGTGCCCAGATCGCGGACGGAGACCCGCTCGCTGAGCAGGGTCTGCAGGATCCGCTGGATACCGGATACCGTAATCTGGCCCGGAATAAGGTCGTCGACCAGCTTGGCCTGTTCGCCTTGCAGTTCCTTCAGAAGCTTCTGCACATCGCCATAGGTGAGAAGCTCGCTGATGTTGTTCTTGATGGTTTCGGTGAGATGGGTCGAAAGCACCGTCGCCGGATCGACGACCGTGTAGCCGCGGAGTGATGCGTCTTCCCGGTACTGGGCCTCCACCCAGGTCGCCGGCAGGCCGAAGGTCGGTTCCGTCGTGTGGGTTCCCGGCAGCTTCACCTGTCCGCCGGACGGATCCATCACCATGAAATGGTTCGGGTAAAGCAACCCGCGCCCGGCCTCGACCTCCTTCACCTTGATCACGTAGTCGTTCGCGCCGAGCTGGATATTGTCCAGGATCCGGACCGGCGGCATGATCACGCCCATGTCGCCGGCAATCTGGCGGCGCAGGGCCTTGATCTGCTCGGTCAGCTGATCGCCGCCTGTCTGGTCCCTGCCGTTGATGAGCGGCAGCAGCGCATAGCCGAGCTCGATTCGCAGCTCGTCCATCTTGAGCGCATCGGTAATCGGCGGTTCCGGCGTCGGCGGAGGAGCAGCCGCGATCGCCTGTTTCACCGCCTCGGTATGTTCTGCCTGTTTCTTCTGCGAGCCGACCTTGTAGGCAAGATAGCCGGCAAGCCCCGCCAGTCCAAGGAACGGGATCATCGGCATGCCCGGAAGAAGCGACAGGATCGCCATCACCGCGGCCGACATGCCGAGCGCCTTGGGATAGCCGGTGAACTGGCTTACCAGCGCCTTGTCGGCCGCGCCCTGCACGCCGGCTTTCGACACCAGAAGGCCGGCGGCAGTCGAAACGATCAACGCCGGGATCTGCGAAACGAGCCCGTCGCCGATGGTCAGCAGCGTGTAATTGTTCGCGGCCTCTGAGAAGGACAGCTGCATCTGGGCCACCCCGATGAAGATGCCGCCCAGAATGTTGATGAAGGTGATCAGCAGGCCGGCGATGGCATCGCCGCGCACGAATTTGGACGCACCGTCCATGGCCCCGAAGAAGGAGCTTTCGTTTTCCAGGTCCCGCCGGCGCGCCCGCGCCTCCCCCTCGTCGATCAGGCCGGCGGACAGGTCTGCATCGATGGCCATCTGCTTGCCGGGCATCGCGTCCAGGGTGAAACGCGCGGCCACTTCCGCGATACGGCCCGAACCCTTGGTGATGACCACGAAGTTCACGATCACCAGGATCGCGAAGACGATGATCCCGATGACGAAATTGCCGCCCATCACCAGATTGCCGAAGGTCTGGATCACCTGGCCGGCGGCGGCCGTACCCTCGTGACCATTGGCCAGGATCAGCCGCGTCGAGCCCAGGTTGAGGCCGAGGCGCAACATGGTCGCGATCAGGAGGACCGTCGGGAAAGACGAAAACTCCAGAGGCTTCTGGATGAAGAGCCCGGTCATCAGCACCAGGACCGAGAAGATGATGGAAATCGCCAGGAAGACGTCCAGCATCATCGGCGGGATTGGCAGGATCAGGAGCGTCAAGATTACGAGGATACCGACGCCGAGGCCGACGTCGCCGCGCTTCAGCGACTGTACGATTCCCGCAAACGAGAAAAAGGATCCGGACGCCCCGGATGCCTCCTGGTTCGCCGCTTCGCCGCCTTGGGGCGCTGCCGCGACCGGCACTCTCTCGCCTGCTGTTGTATCCGCCATTATCCGCTCTTGACCAAACCGTTACCGATGATTTTTGCCACGTCCGTCACGCACGCATTTCTCCCGGCCCGGGGACCCTGACCCCCTCGTCGGTATACTGATTGAGTTTGTTGCGCAGGGTTCTGATCGAAATCCCGAGGATCTTCGCCGCATGGGTCCGGTTGCCCAGGCAATGATCCAGCGTGTCCAGGATCAGGTCACGCTCGACATCGGCCACGGTCCGCCCGACAAAGGCGCGTGTCACCGCTTCCGCCGCTTGCGCGGCGCGCTCCGCCGGGCCCTTGGAAACGGTCAGCGGGCTGCCGTCCGGCATACGGATCGCTTCCACTCCGATCTCGTCACCGCTCGCCAGAAGCACCGCGCGGTGCATGGTGTTTTCCAGTTCGCGGACATTGCCCGGCCACGGGTTGACCATCAGCGCCTGCCGGGCATCGCGGGACAAGTCCCGAACGGGAACCCCGTTCGCCTTGGAATAATGATCGATAAAGAACTTTGCCAATTCCAGGATATCCGCCGGCCGCTCCCGCAGGGGCGGGATTTTCAGATTGACAACGTTCAGCCGGAACAGAAGATCCTCGCGGAATGTCCCCTGGCGCACGGATTCCGCCAGATCCCGGTTCGATGTCG encodes:
- the flhA gene encoding flagellar biosynthesis protein FlhA; translation: MADTTAGERVPVAAAPQGGEAANQEASGASGSFFSFAGIVQSLKRGDVGLGVGILVILTLLILPIPPMMLDVFLAISIIFSVLVLMTGLFIQKPLEFSSFPTVLLIATMLRLGLNLGSTRLILANGHEGTAAAGQVIQTFGNLVMGGNFVIGIIVFAILVIVNFVVITKGSGRIAEVAARFTLDAMPGKQMAIDADLSAGLIDEGEARARRRDLENESSFFGAMDGASKFVRGDAIAGLLITFINILGGIFIGVAQMQLSFSEAANNYTLLTIGDGLVSQIPALIVSTAAGLLVSKAGVQGAADKALVSQFTGYPKALGMSAAVMAILSLLPGMPMIPFLGLAGLAGYLAYKVGSQKKQAEHTEAVKQAIAAAPPPTPEPPITDALKMDELRIELGYALLPLINGRDQTGGDQLTEQIKALRRQIAGDMGVIMPPVRILDNIQLGANDYVIKVKEVEAGRGLLYPNHFMVMDPSGGQVKLPGTHTTEPTFGLPATWVEAQYREDASLRGYTVVDPATVLSTHLTETIKNNISELLTYGDVQKLLKELQGEQAKLVDDLIPGQITVSGIQRILQTLLSERVSVRDLGTILEGVSEAVGMTRNTNTIAEHVRTRLGRQICAANLAHGGYLPLIALSPQWEQAFLESVVGEGEDRQLAMQPSKLQEFVGLIRDRFEEAAQDGEVPVLLTSPQNRPFVRSIVERFRAHTTVMSQSEIHPRVKLKTISSI